The following are from one region of the Mangifera indica cultivar Alphonso chromosome 14, CATAS_Mindica_2.1, whole genome shotgun sequence genome:
- the LOC123195413 gene encoding heat stress transcription factor A-4b-like, which translates to MEESHGQGNSNTPAPFLTKTYEMVDDPITNSLVSWSLSGCSFIVWDPTDFSRDLLPKYFKHNNFSSFVRQLNTYGFRKIDPEVWEFANEEFIRGKKHFLKNIYRRKPVHSHSAQNQGNFGIPLTETERNEFERKIEKLKKEKSILQLELQRSESENQGFALQILSLSERMKYLEGRQMELMTFFANLMKKPGFASVLMQQSEIHNKRRRLVRPNYFGYEFNMDKYWVLTDQKENPNAISAHMSNLEQIEKLESSVNFWAGFLLGVNEAFSQDVYDFGVLPSVSSVTSSEDDDVYGQHCSPKSNVSSLHSMDIHSHEDHMDAHSPNKSPMFLNADERSNPLGTDVILKPAGASEAEASSKEVIELTNSSVKVGVNDVFWEQFLTDPPAASLNAQEMKSENAATEDEAMVCEGADLRNFWCNKNKLDNLTMNFGKLTSAGPT; encoded by the exons ATGGAAGAATCGCACGGACAGGGTAATTCAAATACGCCGGCTCCTTTTCTTACAAAGACATATGAGATGGTAGATGATCCAATAACCAACTCATTGGTGTCCTGGAGTTTAAGTGGTTGCAGTTTTATTGTCTGGGATCCAACTGATTTTTCAAGAGATTTGCTGCCGAAGTATTTCAAGCACAACAATTTTTCAAGCTTTGTAAGGCAGCTCAATACGTAT gGATTTAGGAAGATTGATCCTGAGGTGTGGGAGTTTGCGAACGAGGAATTTATAAGAGGAAAGAAACATTTTCTAAAGAATATTTACCGACGCAAGCCAGTTCATAGTCATTCTGCGCAGAATCAAGGGAATTTTGGCATTCCATTGACGGAAACTGAAAGAAATGAATTTGAGAGGAAAATTGAGAAACTGAAGAAAGAGAAGAGTATATTGCAATTGGAGCTACAGAGATCTGAGAGTGAAAATCAAGGTTTTGCCCTTCAGATACTATCATTAAGTGAGCGTATGAAGTATTTGGAGGGTCGACAGATGGAACTGATGACTTTCTTTGCCAACCTGATGAAAAAACCTGGATTTGCCTCAGTTCTTATGCAGCAGTCAGAAATTCATAACAAAAGGAGAAGATTGGTAAGGCCTAATTATTTTGGTTATGAGTTCAATATGGATAAATACTGGGTTTTGACCGACCAGAAAGAAAACCCAAATGCAATTTCTGCTCACATGTCGAATTTAGAACAAATTGAAAAGTTAGAATCCTCTGTGAACTTTTGGGCGGGTTTTCTGCTTGGGGTCAATGAAGCTTTTAGTCAAGATGTGTATGATTTTGGTGTGCTGCCATCAGTTTCTTCAGTCACATCCTCTGAAGATGATGATGTGTATGGTCAACATTGTTCACCAAAATCAAATGTGTCCTCTCTCCATTCTATGGATATTCATTCACACGAGGATCATATGGATGCTCATAGCCCCAACAAATCACCTATGTTTTTAAACGCTGATGAAAGATCAAATCCACTAGGGACTGATGTAATTTTGAAGCCTGCTGGTGCTTCTGAGGCTGAGGCATCAAGCAAAGAGGTGATAGAGTTAACAAATTCTTCAGTAAAAGTAGGGGTGAATGATGTGTTCTGGGAGCAGTTCCTCACAGACCCTCCTGCAGCTTCATTAAATGCACAAGAGATGAAGTCTGAAAATGCGGCTACTGAAGACGAGGCTATGGTTTGCGAGGGAGCTGATCTCAGAAATTTCTGgtgtaacaaaaacaaattagatAACCTGACAATGAATTTTGGAAAGCTTACTTCTGCTGGACCAACATag